One segment of Labrus mixtus chromosome 10, fLabMix1.1, whole genome shotgun sequence DNA contains the following:
- the si:dkey-237j10.2 gene encoding uncharacterized protein si:dkey-237j10.2: MLGEGFLRVLPFREERKFASDSKVKRSQTQNHLTDPSSCTLSESSLTDQQAESTEAGLNQEQPDVNQFQSLKVIPQGPLGLSIPGSSPFPAPYTDFIVCLDDCSLLEQYPDLQVADSGHISNSQLRAVITQDYVSDVSNQPEWAAKQEAQGPVTSIPDQGYLVMGDSVNISLDLPGSALEPMSNSVLNGLLDKQLEEVYMQHLTDNLARCNSHLGNSLLHGLVPPPQPSSQRQEPDSLEVTLERGSGGDSDRKISYLSTQNLVPCSSNFSSPVLRISEPDNTYLQ, encoded by the exons ATGTTAGGTGAAGGTTTTCTCAGAGTTCTGCctttcagagaggagagaaagttcGCCTCAGACTCCAAGGTAAAGAGATCCCAGACACAAAACCATTTAACGGATCCATCGAGCTGCACCCTCTCAGAGTCAAGCTTGACAGACCAGCAGGCTGAGTCGACTGAAGCAG gtcttAACCAGGAGCAACCAGATGTTAACCAATTCCAGAGTCTAAAAGTGATACCTCAAGGTCCTTTAGGCCTCTCAATCCCTGGCTCTTCACCTTTCCCTGCGCCATACACTGACTTCATAGTTTGCTTAGATGATTGTAGCCTCCTTGAACAATATCCGGACCTGCAGGTGGCTGACTCGGGCCACATCTCAAACAGCCAACTGAGAGCCGTCATCACCCAAGATTATGTGTCTGATGTCTCAAATCAGCCAGAATGGGCAGCCAAACAGGAGGCCCAAGGGCCTGTGACATCCATACCAGACCAGGGTTATCTGGTTATGGGGGACAGTGTGAACATCAGCTTGGATCTGCCGGGATCCGCATTGGAGCCCATGTCTAACTCAGTGCTGAATGGATTGCTAGACAAACAGCTGGAGGAGGTGTACATGCAGCATTTGACTGACAACTTGGCTCGATGTAACTCCCACCTTGGGAACAGCCTCCTACATGGCCTGGTGCCTCCGCCGCAGCCCAGCAGCCAGCGGCAGGAGCCTGACTCACTGGAGGTCACTCTGGAAAGAGGATCTGGAGGAGACAGCGACAGGAAAATCAGTTATCTGAGCACCCAGAACTTAGTGCCCTGCTCGTCCAACTTCAGCTCCCCTGTGCTGAGGATTTCAGAGCCTGACAATACTTATCTGCAATAA